One stretch of Saccharopolyspora erythraea DNA includes these proteins:
- a CDS encoding GNAT family N-acetyltransferase, protein MAHPPDAEAFQGFGRHPGWPAKLGPLLTGAGAVALRPPKLRDGAAWSRTRLRDRVYLQKWEPTSIGSWQERNSTMAWPAQWSALRSLGRRGLALPFTITVQGELAGQLTVGNIVRGALRSGWIGYWVTERLAGGGVATAAVALAVDHCFGPVGLHRLEATVRPENQPSLRVLEKSGFRREGMFERYLDVAGDWRDHYVYGLTMEEVPEGAVEVLVREGRARRP, encoded by the coding sequence ATGGCCCATCCTCCCGACGCCGAAGCGTTCCAGGGCTTCGGCCGCCACCCGGGGTGGCCTGCGAAGCTCGGACCGCTGCTGACCGGTGCGGGCGCGGTGGCGCTGCGCCCGCCGAAGCTGCGCGACGGCGCGGCGTGGAGCAGAACCCGGCTGCGTGACCGCGTCTACCTGCAGAAGTGGGAGCCGACCTCGATCGGGAGCTGGCAGGAGCGCAACTCGACGATGGCCTGGCCCGCGCAGTGGAGCGCGTTGCGCAGCCTCGGGCGCCGGGGCCTGGCGCTGCCGTTCACGATCACCGTTCAGGGTGAGCTGGCCGGCCAGCTCACCGTCGGCAACATCGTCCGCGGTGCGCTGCGGTCGGGGTGGATCGGGTACTGGGTCACCGAGCGGCTCGCCGGCGGCGGGGTCGCCACCGCGGCGGTCGCGCTGGCCGTGGACCACTGCTTCGGCCCGGTCGGCCTGCACCGGCTGGAGGCGACGGTGCGCCCGGAGAACCAGCCCAGCCTTCGGGTGCTGGAGAAGTCGGGGTTCCGCCGCGAGGGCATGTTCGAGCGCTACCTCGACGTCGCGGGCGACTGGCGGGACCACTACGTCTACGGCCTGACGATGGAAGAGGTGCCGGAAGGCGCCGTCGAGGTGCTGGTGCGGGAGGGGCGCGCCCGGCGTCCCTGA
- the sepX gene encoding divisome protein SepX/GlpR, whose product MLSSLIFAALAAAWLVVLVPMFARRRQEVSKTTDSALAARVVRRGSGRRPAASAAPRTYGVEEAYGMPDTGQDDVDVDEYQDDGGWRRVHSDDVRAGRRYRPGRGGFDPEAAALAAKAKYARRQRIVLAILLTAVGTAVVAALAWPMLWWLHGAVDLVLVGYLTYLRRQVRIEEDVRSRRLARISGDREVDEDGEYEDGEYDHVEDYDDVPEREEPEEVGDRPRRRAAATSTPTGAVAVEIDDEDPMFDELDERTWEPYRRAVGE is encoded by the coding sequence ATGCTCAGTTCGTTGATCTTCGCTGCGCTGGCGGCCGCATGGTTGGTCGTTCTCGTGCCGATGTTCGCCCGTCGCCGCCAGGAAGTGTCCAAGACCACCGACTCGGCGCTGGCGGCCCGGGTGGTCCGGCGCGGCAGCGGTCGGCGCCCGGCAGCGTCCGCTGCACCGAGGACCTACGGGGTGGAGGAGGCGTACGGGATGCCTGACACCGGCCAGGACGACGTGGACGTCGACGAATACCAGGACGACGGCGGCTGGCGCCGGGTGCACAGCGACGACGTCCGCGCGGGCCGGCGCTACCGGCCGGGGCGCGGTGGCTTCGACCCCGAGGCCGCGGCGCTGGCCGCGAAGGCCAAGTACGCCCGCAGGCAGCGGATCGTGCTGGCGATCCTGCTCACCGCGGTCGGCACCGCGGTGGTCGCCGCGCTCGCGTGGCCGATGCTCTGGTGGCTGCACGGGGCCGTCGACCTGGTGCTGGTGGGCTACCTGACCTACCTGCGCAGGCAGGTGCGCATCGAGGAGGACGTCCGCAGCCGCAGGCTCGCGCGCATCTCCGGCGACCGCGAGGTCGACGAGGACGGCGAGTACGAGGACGGCGAGTACGACCACGTCGAGGACTACGACGACGTCCCCGAGCGCGAAGAGCCGGAGGAAGTCGGTGACCGCCCGCGCAGGCGCGCGGCGGCGACGTCGACGCCCACCGGCGCCGTCGCGGTGGAGATCGACGACGAGGACCCGATGTTCGACGAACTGGACGAGCGCACCTGGGAGCCGTACCGCAGAGCGGTCGGCGAGTAG
- a CDS encoding VOC family protein: MSVDLNHTIVHCKDRHASAKFLADLLDLEVLPDLGPFTPVETANGVTLDFADSDEIRPNHYAFLVTDEEFDRIFARIREAGIEYWADPHHTKPGEINHEHGGRGIYFDDPNGHILEAITAPYQYPDA, from the coding sequence ATGTCCGTTGACCTCAACCACACCATCGTCCACTGCAAGGACCGGCACGCCTCGGCGAAGTTCCTCGCCGACCTCCTCGACCTGGAGGTGCTGCCCGACCTCGGGCCGTTCACCCCGGTGGAGACGGCGAACGGGGTGACGCTGGACTTCGCCGACTCCGACGAGATCCGGCCCAACCACTACGCGTTCCTCGTCACCGACGAGGAGTTCGACCGGATCTTCGCCCGCATCCGCGAAGCGGGCATCGAGTACTGGGCGGACCCGCACCACACCAAGCCGGGCGAGATCAACCACGAACACGGCGGTCGCGGCATCTACTTCGACGACCCCAACGGCCACATCCTGGAGGCCATCACCGCGCCGTACCAGTACCCGGACGCCTGA
- a CDS encoding NADPH-dependent FMN reductase, with protein sequence MGTTTACVLGISGSLRSGSTNTALLRAAGELVDPAFGFRQWDELATIPPFNEDHEAEPPGPVRRLREAIDGAAALLIATPEYNGSIPGQLKNALDWASRPDGESVLTGKTTAVIGASPSDYGATWAQDALRRSLEAAGAHVLDTGVAVPRSDEAFDADGRMADAALHMELGEAVWTLTTAMTEKEGLCDVR encoded by the coding sequence ATGGGCACCACCACCGCATGCGTTCTCGGGATCTCGGGAAGCCTGCGCTCGGGTTCCACCAACACCGCGCTCCTGCGCGCCGCGGGCGAACTGGTCGACCCGGCCTTCGGATTCCGGCAGTGGGACGAGCTGGCGACGATCCCGCCCTTCAACGAGGACCACGAAGCCGAGCCGCCCGGCCCGGTGCGGAGGCTGCGCGAGGCCATCGACGGCGCGGCCGCGTTGCTGATCGCGACCCCGGAGTACAACGGCTCGATCCCGGGACAGCTCAAGAACGCGCTGGACTGGGCCTCGCGCCCCGACGGCGAAAGCGTGCTCACCGGCAAGACGACCGCCGTGATCGGCGCCAGCCCCAGCGACTACGGCGCAACCTGGGCGCAGGACGCCCTGCGGCGCTCGCTCGAGGCCGCCGGCGCGCACGTGCTCGACACCGGCGTCGCCGTCCCGCGTTCCGACGAGGCGTTCGACGCCGACGGGCGGATGGCGGACGCGGCGCTGCACATGGAGCTCGGCGAGGCCGTCTGGACGCTGACCACCGCGATGACCGAGAAGGAAGGGCTGTGCGATGTCCGTTGA